One stretch of Periplaneta americana isolate PAMFEO1 chromosome 1, P.americana_PAMFEO1_priV1, whole genome shotgun sequence DNA includes these proteins:
- the LOC138701680 gene encoding uncharacterized protein PF3D7_1120600-like, which produces MAGKKDKNCSEVDPNELLDWANETLMKLKLDKNALKNNKSNKAKRKSDSSSQFKSNDATTYISEKVTHLKKTKKIKHITVKRNPLNERSRINTQNSDGSHKLKKSKHRSKKVLHEENHDSTYEKKRDSSCVNGSYISYPHHCAYNKKEIKRHQETNVNDVKLTVDELMAADSRERKRTKSGSKERKRICTNEENYSVNTGHTDFKLENGSLIDNSNECEKVPKERKKCHEISFSSDINDKREIKLKKDRKHKYVSSDLAVNDGIEVMSQKKKYKSINKYEKKESYLILKEDVHNSSKQHKKETKPKYDRQEDNLEDNIRDEKRLSSSVLQKDVHNCDRQHKKKSKQDIQEARVGDSARDKNKELNLILQEDVHNGDEQRKRKKKPKYDRQEDRVEDTARDEYKESYLIPQEDVHNGDKQHRKKKKPKYDRQEDRVEDRNENKESYLIQQEDVHNGDKQLKKKKKPKYDRQNDGVEDDNKTSDKLSLYDIYNSNMQFEGQEILKSDDFHEKKKRKKYKHSYSTHSENEEHHKNFDMHKTEFVSEQDKQLLDKDEETILKHKKQKRKRKDRDPIPDESVCDKECSEFTNHDSEVIPKKKRIVTDIGCNNSDKRHKKRHKSETELSSLKTNENQEDRNIRSKLEEENSTNSLRMLKAKKKKKEKHKDSEMCMPENGTLLCTTEINSMKLNEDQEDQNIRSKIEEESSTNSLRNLKTKKNKKKHNDNEMSMTENETLPCTSGHKKKKYKDKSKIDNIESASEKNNISYNEETLTITTVMPQKKNHKHANVENNLVNDDETMHERISENLTDSHNRQIKLRPISKTNFGLSPIARILFAETECCHAEHNCQKYRKTAYVYTSESEDSDSDITSTFIKSEPEEIVIKEEIEEQDLQILGEVTIKQEIIEDEYIAPHTQDSQHLFEVSRAQQSVEHVNKVDIINTSVDGIIHRMTECMNMDEKKTQSCLPNNCLSVRTAAEINSRLEMSNNPADTNDIIIRMYGTPVGNNTFNNVHNLNENEDVIHIENNCHSNAMNNDHVLCSDFSFVRENTIRVLNNTDASGSHIESSVNEVSNLENPSVKSSVNEYNYKFSDNNPENPSLKSFDENNYRFSDNNPENSSIKSSVNENDYKFSDNKQENSSIQSSVNERKSKFSDSNRPENEFPINFNGEVDTNIHYNEWSNSNTETDVTFYNEYDHKFTIEEVLPQFQERNNCEDGYRNCTRSAFDANLSVMNNNAMQGMCIENTEKMHESPLLKFDSRHGITNVQSEGNSMFGNNGYNNMQVCSGSTPSFNIENGIIHQGSSAQHTNTKNWSEIIASNPCEYLFQDKTICRARGIVKFLRISKGINKDEVASRLCIPKKQIYIKRQGRYAHLSVRFFHLQQLQIIKENATKLRSSRCCVVIQILRSTDQHMKKITFRL; this is translated from the exons ATGGCtggaaaaaaagataaaaattgcTCTGAAGTTGATCCTAATGAACTTTTGGACTGGGCTAATGAAACATTAATGAAACTGAAATTGGACAAAAATgctcttaaaaataataaatcaaacaaagcTAAAAGAAAGTCTGATTCAAGTTCTCAGTTTAAATCAAATGATGCAACAACGTACATTTCAGAGAAAGTAACTCATTTAAAAAAGACTAAAAAGATCAAGCACATTACAGTTAAGAGAAATCCTCTAAATGAAAGATCaagaataaatacacaaaacagtGATGGTAGTCATAAGCTTAAAAAATCAAAACACAGATCTAAGAAAGTGTTACATGAAGAAAATCATGACAGTACTTACGAAAAGAAAAGGGACAGTAGTTGTGTAAATGGCAGTTACATCAGTTATCCTCATCACTGCGCgtataacaaaaaagaaattaaaagacaTCAAGAAACGAATGTAAATGATGTAAAATTGACAGTTGATGAGTTGATGGCAGCTGactcaagagaaagaaaaagaacaaaatctggttcaaaagaaaggaaaagaatttGTACTAATGAAGAAAATTACTCTGTTAACACTGGTCATACTGATTTCAAATTAGAAAATGGTAGCCTGATAGACAACAGTAATGAATGTGAAAAGGTTccaaaggaaaggaagaaatgtCATGAAATTTCATTTTCATCAGATATTAAtgataaaagagaaataaaattaaagaaggatagaaaacataaatatgtaagttCTGATTTAGCAGTTAACGATGGTATTGAAGTCATGTCTCAAAAGAAGAAGTATAAATCTATAAACAAATATGAGAAAAAAGAGTCGTATTTGATCCTTAAGGAAGATGTGCATAATAGTAGTAAACAACACAAAAAGGAAACGAAACCGAAATATGATAGACAAGAAGATAATCTAGAAGACAATATCAGAGATGAAAAAAGACTGTCATCTTCAGTCCTACAGAAAGATGTGCATAATTGTGATAGACAACATAAAAAGAAATCGAAACAAGATATACAGGAAGCTAGAGTAGGAGACAGTGCCAGAGATAAAAACAAAGAGTTAAATTTGATCCTACAGGAAGATGTGCATAATGGTGATGAACAacgtaaaaggaaaaagaaaccgAAATATGATAGACAGGAAGATAGAGTGGAAGACACTGCCAGAGATGAATACAAAGAGTCATATTTGATCCCACAGGAAGATGTACATAATGGTGATAAACAacatagaaagaaaaagaaaccgaaATATGATAGACAGGAAGATAGAgtagaagacagaaatgaaaacaaaGAGTCTTATTTAATCCAACAGGAAGATGTACATAATGGTGATAAAcaacttaaaaagaaaaagaaaccgaaATATGATAGACAGAACGATGGTGTAGAAGATGATAACAAAACTTCAGACAAATTAAGcttatatgatatatataattcCAATATGCAATTTGAAGGACAAGAAATATTGAAATCTGATGATTTTCacgaaaaaaagaagagaaagaaatataagCACAGTTATAGTACACACTCAGAAAATGAAGAACATCACAAGAATTTCGACATGCACAAAACAGAATTTGTTTCGGAACAAGACAAGCAGCTACTTGATAAAGACgaagaaacaattttaaaacacaaaaaacaaaaaagaaagagaaaggatagAGACCCTATTCCTGATGAAAGTGTGTGTGACAAAGAATGTAGTGAATTTACAAATCATGACAGTGAAGTAATTCCAAAGAAAAAAAGAATCGTGACAGACATTGGATGTAATAACTCTGACAAAAGACACAAGAAACGACACAAAAGTGAAACTGAACTCAGTTCATTGAAGACAAATGAAAACCAGGAAGATCGAAATATAAGAAGCAAGCTGGAGGAAGAAAATAGTACAAATTCTTTAAGGATGTTAAAggcaaagaagaaaaagaaggagaaACATAAAGACAGTGAAATGTGTATGCCAGAAAATGGAACACTACTATGTACAACTGAAATCAATTCAATGAAGTTAAATGAGGACCAAGAAGATCAAAATATAAGAAGCAAGATAGAGGAAGAAAGTAGTACAAATTCATTGAGGAATTTAAAGACGAAGAAGAACAAAAAGAAACACAATGATAATGAAATGAGTATGACAGAAAATGAAACACTACCATGTACAAGTGGGCATAAAAAGAAGAAGTACAAAGATAAATCTAAAATAGATAATATAGAGTCAGCATCTGAGAAGAATAATATTTCTTATAATGAAGAGACATtaacaataacaacagtaatGCCTCAGAAGAAAAATCACAAGCATGCTAATGTGGAGAACAATCTAGTAAATGATGATGAAACCATGCATgaaaggatttcagaaaatttaacAGATTCACATAATCGACAAATTAAACTTAGGCCTATTTCGAAAACCAATTTTGGTTTATCACCAATAGCTAGGATACTTTTTGCAGAAACAGAATGCTGTCATGCAGAACACAACTGTCAAAAGTATCGTAAAACTGCATACGTTTACACCTCTGAGTCTGAGGACAGTGACAGTGATATAACTTCTACCTTTATTAAAAGTGAACCAGAGGAGATTGTAATAAAGGAAGAGATCGAAGAACAGGATTTACAAATTTTGGGAGAAGTAACAATTAAACAAGAGATCATAGAGGACGAATATATTGCCCCACATACTCAGGATAGCCAACATTTATTTGAAGTTTCAAGAGCCCAACAAAGTGTGGAACATGTGAACAAAGTTGACATTATAAATACATCAGTTGATGGTATAATACACAGAATGACTGAATGCATGAATATGGATGAGAAGAAGACTCAGAGTTGTCTTCCGAATAACTGCTTATCAGTGAGAACAGCAGCAGAAATTAACAGTAGGTTGGAAATGTCGAATAATCCTGCAGACACCAATGACATTATAATACGTATGTATGGAACACCAGTcggaaataatacatttaataatgttCACAATcttaatgaaaatgaagatgtaatacaTATTGAAAACAACTGTCATTCTAATGCTATGAATAATGACCATGTGCTATGTTCAGACTTCAGTTTTGTAAGAGAGAATACCATAAGAGTCCTAAACAACACAGATGCAAGTGGTTCTCATATAGAATCATCTGTTAATGAAGTTAGTAATCTAGAAAATCCTTCTGTAAAATCTTCAGTTAATGAATATAACTACAAATTCAGTGATAATAACCCTGAAAATCCTTCTTTAAAATCATTTGATGAAAATAACTACAGATTCAGTGATAATAATCCAGAAAACTCTTCTATAAAATCTTCAGTAAATGAAAATGACTACAAATTCAGTGATAATAAACAAGAAAATTCCTCTATACAATCTTCAGTTAATGAACGCAAGTCCAAATTTAGTGATAGTAATCGTCCAGAAAATGAATTTCCTATAAACTTTAATGGAGAAGTTGATACTAATATTCATTACAATGAGTGGTCTAATAGTAATACTGAAACAgatgttacattttataatgaataTGATCATAAATTCACAATAGAAGAAGTACTTCCCCAGTTCCAGGAGAGAAATAATTGTGAAGATGGCTATAGGAATTGTACAAGGAGTGCATTTGATGCAAATTTAAGTGTTATGAACAATAATGCAATGCAAGGAATGTGTATTGAAAACACAGAGAAAATGCATGAATCACCTCTACTTAAGTTTGATTCAAGACATGGGATAACAAATGTGCAAAGTGAAGGGAACAGTATGTTCGGTAATAATGGTTATAATAATATGCAAGTATGCTCAGGAAGTACGCCAAGTTTTAACATAGAAAATGGAATTATTCATCAGGGATCCTCAGCAcagcatacaaatacaaaaaactgGAGTGAAATTATTGCAAGCAACCCATGCGAATATCTATTCCAAGATAAGACAATATGCAGGGCAAGAGGCATTGTGAAATTCTTAAGAATTTCTAAAGG AATAAATAAAGATGAAGTGGCATCAAGATTATGCATACCGAAGAAACAAATATACATCAAACGGCAAGGCAGATATGCACATCTAAGTGTGAGATTTTTCCATCTGCAACAGTTACAG ATCATAAAAGAAAATGCGACTAAACTACGAAGCTCACGATGTTGTGTTGTCATACAAATACTGCGCAGTACAGACcaacatatgaaaaaaattacatttcggcTGTGA